Proteins from one Terriglobales bacterium genomic window:
- a CDS encoding HEAT repeat domain-containing protein: MLDRNQLKAQGVRYARSLQVLFKTIAVFSADHPGTAQPFQQSFDLLNALLKQTGQFTIGFVEQRVMLNNILTTEKTLSGLENEFLKRGIGAVTFQAGMTLAAYKRGVGLLARSPKLIEEAGGLAAYLENQPLEFMRVFPASKSQTRTESGDTILDMDSESYLLAKTLSESRSTATSAIESFEALLRSSAAPSAAGGGGDAAAGSGGGGGAPASPGSGSGAGPAWTGIGGAPPGGAGPAGSGPGGPGGSGGDGPAGGGGGVATTPAPGRSGGPRGIQEMVEGYFQGQLLDPSGAPERSYVELARVLKDMKPDMALAGFPPQRREELRSLPPDQMAAEIIEDSAVKWATERLREAPTGQDAVIVEEEVIRVLLRSLQATKMADRLARKLAQFCQDVAMPQGRVERIQEELRWVTVPEKQKAAELLKLTRFDRGAFRHLLDLIQDLVKQQNFDTATQLGLHYLKLFERQPELEELARFPELFKVLTNVRSTFWPEATTRLCAALDRPNWPEFQHRQVINALVTLCKNLAVYEDFDLIQKIGAALENQATARPEPHARCCGATLEKLLTPSAVQRLIEIYQGKRDDPAVARMVSTLLCWSGGPAITRVFQQLAEEPVASNRLALLRLIPRLGEAALEPARQQVKDQRWFVVRNACKLLSELKDPDLPRQLAPALRHRDERVQKAALAALRHSHLPERTTVLAEALPNLRPQGREEVLRELTFLRDPSVLPALERFLLGEAREDSTGFVEAVQAVVAIGTEQAEALLGRLLSDATLHLGSRRAALSALGRRSTGNSRRLLGEFVAQAAGDPLLDEARKLLASPAN, encoded by the coding sequence ATGCTGGACCGCAATCAGCTCAAGGCGCAAGGAGTCCGCTATGCGCGCTCCCTCCAGGTCTTGTTCAAGACCATTGCTGTGTTCTCTGCCGACCATCCCGGAACGGCTCAGCCCTTCCAGCAAAGCTTCGACCTGCTGAACGCGTTGCTCAAGCAGACTGGCCAGTTCACCATCGGCTTTGTGGAACAGCGCGTCATGCTCAACAACATCCTCACCACCGAGAAGACCCTCAGCGGGCTGGAGAATGAATTTCTCAAGCGCGGCATCGGCGCGGTCACTTTCCAGGCCGGCATGACCTTGGCTGCCTACAAACGTGGAGTCGGCCTGCTCGCGCGCTCTCCCAAGCTGATTGAAGAAGCCGGCGGATTGGCCGCCTACCTGGAAAACCAGCCGCTGGAGTTCATGCGCGTGTTTCCCGCCAGCAAGAGCCAGACGCGCACGGAGAGCGGTGACACCATCTTGGACATGGATTCCGAGTCCTATCTTTTGGCTAAGACCCTTTCGGAAAGCCGCTCCACGGCCACCTCGGCGATCGAGAGCTTCGAGGCTCTCCTGCGTTCCTCTGCTGCCCCTTCGGCTGCGGGCGGTGGCGGAGACGCGGCAGCCGGGAGTGGCGGAGGCGGCGGGGCGCCGGCAAGCCCGGGGAGCGGTTCCGGCGCGGGTCCGGCCTGGACGGGTATCGGTGGCGCGCCGCCCGGCGGCGCCGGGCCAGCCGGTTCCGGCCCGGGGGGGCCAGGCGGCTCCGGCGGGGACGGTCCCGCCGGCGGTGGTGGAGGCGTCGCTACCACGCCGGCTCCCGGCCGCTCCGGCGGTCCGCGTGGAATTCAGGAAATGGTGGAGGGTTACTTCCAGGGTCAGCTGCTCGATCCTTCCGGTGCCCCGGAGCGTTCTTATGTGGAGTTGGCGCGCGTCCTCAAGGACATGAAGCCCGACATGGCCCTGGCCGGTTTCCCTCCCCAGCGCCGCGAAGAGCTGCGCAGCCTCCCTCCCGATCAAATGGCAGCGGAGATCATCGAAGATTCCGCCGTGAAGTGGGCCACCGAGCGTCTGCGCGAGGCGCCCACGGGTCAGGACGCCGTGATCGTGGAGGAAGAGGTCATCCGTGTCCTGCTGCGCAGCCTGCAGGCTACCAAGATGGCCGACCGCCTGGCCCGCAAGCTGGCGCAGTTCTGTCAGGACGTGGCCATGCCGCAGGGCAGGGTCGAGCGCATTCAGGAAGAGCTGCGCTGGGTCACCGTGCCCGAAAAGCAGAAGGCGGCGGAACTCCTCAAGCTCACCCGCTTTGACCGGGGAGCCTTTCGCCACCTGCTCGACCTCATTCAAGATCTCGTGAAGCAGCAGAACTTCGACACTGCCACCCAGCTCGGTCTCCACTACCTCAAGCTCTTCGAGCGCCAGCCGGAACTGGAAGAACTGGCGCGATTTCCCGAGTTGTTCAAGGTGCTGACCAACGTGCGCTCCACCTTCTGGCCGGAGGCCACCACCCGGTTGTGCGCGGCGCTCGACCGGCCCAACTGGCCCGAATTCCAACATCGCCAGGTCATCAACGCCCTCGTCACGCTGTGCAAGAACCTGGCCGTGTATGAGGACTTCGATCTCATCCAGAAGATAGGCGCAGCTCTGGAGAACCAGGCCACGGCCAGGCCCGAACCCCACGCGCGCTGCTGCGGCGCGACCTTGGAAAAACTGCTGACACCCAGCGCCGTGCAGCGCTTGATCGAGATTTACCAGGGAAAGCGCGACGACCCGGCGGTGGCCCGCATGGTGAGCACGTTGTTGTGCTGGAGCGGCGGACCGGCCATCACCCGCGTCTTCCAGCAGCTCGCGGAAGAACCCGTGGCGTCGAACCGGCTTGCCCTGCTTCGCTTGATTCCCCGCCTGGGTGAGGCGGCCCTGGAGCCGGCACGCCAGCAAGTGAAGGACCAGCGTTGGTTCGTGGTCCGCAATGCTTGCAAGCTCCTTTCCGAGTTGAAGGATCCCGACCTGCCGCGCCAGCTCGCTCCGGCACTGCGACACCGCGATGAACGGGTGCAGAAAGCGGCTCTCGCTGCCTTGCGACACAGCCATCTGCCAGAGCGCACCACCGTACTTGCCGAGGCTCTTCCCAATCTCCGTCCTCAGGGACGCGAGGAAGTGCTGCGGGAGCTCACCTTCCTCAGGGATCCCTCCGTTCTGCCAGCCCTCGAGCGGTTCCTGTTAGGCGAGGCTCGCGAAGACTCCACCGGTTTCGTCGAAGCCGTGCAGGCGGTGGTGGCCATCGGTACAGAACAGGCGGAAGCACTGCTCGGCCGGCTTTTGTCGGACGCTACTCTGCACCTGGGTTCTCGCCGAGCCGCGCTCAGCGCGCTGGGTCGCAGGTCGACAGGGAATAGCCGCCGATTGCTTGGCGAATTTGTGGCTCAAGCTGCAGGCGACCCTCTCCTGGACGAGGCCCGGAAGCTGCTTGCGAGTCCCGCGAACTGA
- a CDS encoding MEDS domain-containing protein, with protein sequence MPGPTVVEIPCEEVWRQISNYVENDLDAALRLRMEAHFKACKRCSAVLDGARNLVQLVGDGKSFDLPAGFSDRLRGRLQEHAASASSEVVPAPQDIPIGITGDRVPLGSHLIYFWENDQDFDRGVRFFQPGLGRGEHCIAFGHDEALEKVLKALRAQGYDPDQLIQNRELTVLRRQAAAEMTLSDIGDVLHAAMHAGSKAVRFLGNLGLGRDPLPAGENDVLELENRVDALITGFPCVVVCMYDVRTLPGRMILKGGLEQHRLAVCAEGVHENPYYAPQPYSAGSRHIH encoded by the coding sequence ATGCCCGGGCCCACGGTCGTCGAGATCCCGTGCGAGGAAGTGTGGCGCCAGATCTCGAACTATGTCGAAAACGATCTTGACGCCGCCCTGCGTCTCCGCATGGAAGCCCACTTCAAGGCCTGCAAGCGCTGCAGCGCCGTGCTCGATGGCGCCCGCAACCTGGTGCAGTTGGTCGGCGACGGTAAGTCCTTTGACTTGCCCGCCGGGTTCTCCGACCGTCTCCGCGGCCGCCTGCAGGAGCATGCGGCTTCCGCCTCGTCCGAGGTTGTCCCCGCGCCGCAAGATATCCCCATCGGTATTACTGGCGACCGCGTTCCACTCGGCTCTCACCTCATCTATTTCTGGGAAAACGACCAGGACTTCGACCGTGGCGTGCGCTTCTTTCAACCCGGCCTCGGCCGCGGCGAGCACTGCATCGCCTTCGGCCATGACGAGGCGCTGGAAAAAGTGCTCAAGGCGCTGAGGGCTCAGGGTTACGATCCCGACCAGCTCATCCAGAACCGCGAACTCACCGTCCTGCGCCGCCAGGCCGCGGCTGAGATGACGCTCTCCGATATAGGCGACGTCCTGCATGCGGCTATGCACGCCGGCTCCAAGGCCGTCCGCTTCCTCGGCAACCTCGGCCTGGGACGCGATCCGCTGCCCGCGGGTGAAAACGACGTCCTCGAGCTGGAGAACCGCGTGGACGCCCTCATCACCGGTTTCCCCTGCGTCGTGGTCTGCATGTACGACGTGCGTACTCTGCCCGGCCGCATGATCCTCAAGGGCGGTTTGGAGCAGCACCGCCTGGCCGTCTGCGCCGAAGGCGTGCACGAAAACCCCTACTACGCTCCCCAGCCGTACTCCGCCGGCTCGCGCCACATCCACTAG
- a CDS encoding STAS domain-containing protein, producing MRSDSIRMEYSRDRLGRGVLRLTGPLTLNNLFGFQREVRADSSVLLIIEFSGVPYIDSAGLGALIGAQVSRQKDGRQLVLAGVTDRVLSTLRMTNVEQFFTIVPGLEDTESSAS from the coding sequence ATGCGTTCGGACTCCATTCGCATGGAATACTCGCGCGATCGGCTGGGCCGGGGTGTGCTGCGCCTCACTGGCCCGCTGACGCTCAACAACCTCTTCGGCTTTCAGAGAGAGGTCCGCGCCGATTCGTCGGTTTTGCTGATCATCGAATTCAGCGGCGTCCCGTACATCGATTCGGCTGGACTGGGCGCGCTGATCGGCGCCCAGGTGTCACGCCAAAAGGACGGGCGCCAGTTGGTGCTGGCGGGAGTGACCGACCGCGTGCTCAGCACGCTGCGCATGACCAACGTGGAACAATTCTTCACCATCGTGCCGGGCCTCGAGGACACGGAAAGCAGCGCGTCGTAG
- a CDS encoding Ppx/GppA phosphatase family protein encodes MPVFAAVDIGSNSVRLKIARLARRRLQPLHEDREVTRLGESVFAAGLLAPQAMSQTVKVLERFHRAVQKHGADAVRVVATSALRDARNAQAFSDWVHSTTGWRVDIISGLDEARLIHLGILASLRLPEAPVLLVDLGGGSCELTVSARGHIRETVSLPLGAVRLTREFLEHDPPKKYEMERLREFIAEEVARNAQGVAASRPRQVIATSGTAAAIAGYIASRKREGEGRGRRKERRVVVSRAAAAKLAKKLAKMSLDERMHLQGIGPRRAEIIVAGATVFAEVMQRCELRSFRYSPLGLRDGVLAEMAANYDRRSRSRQQIESDRRDALLRAGEHYQVDMPHARKVRELAMELFRFLRQVHRLPPEYEEWLSAAAMLHEVGNFMNRAGRWRHSYYIIAHSEIFGFTPGQRRIIAAIARYLGKSKPASGDRIVKVLGPADRVRLPKAVCLMRLAAALNQGRRDAVTSLAAQVKNGRVSLRLKARRRTGADLELWALGKERGYFREVFGRELEAKLL; translated from the coding sequence ATGCCGGTTTTTGCGGCGGTCGATATCGGCTCGAACTCAGTGCGGCTGAAGATCGCGCGCCTGGCGCGGCGGCGGCTGCAACCGCTGCACGAAGACCGCGAGGTCACGCGGCTGGGTGAATCGGTGTTCGCCGCCGGCCTGCTGGCGCCGCAAGCCATGTCGCAGACGGTGAAGGTGCTGGAGCGTTTCCATCGCGCGGTGCAGAAGCACGGCGCGGATGCGGTGCGAGTAGTGGCCACCAGCGCCCTGCGCGACGCGCGCAACGCCCAGGCCTTCAGCGATTGGGTGCACTCGACCACCGGCTGGCGCGTGGACATCATCTCCGGCCTGGATGAGGCGCGCCTGATCCACCTGGGCATCCTGGCCAGCCTGCGGCTCCCGGAAGCGCCGGTTCTGCTCGTCGACCTGGGTGGAGGAAGTTGCGAGCTGACGGTTTCCGCGCGCGGGCATATCCGCGAGACGGTGAGCCTGCCGCTGGGCGCGGTGCGGCTGACGCGCGAGTTCCTGGAACACGATCCGCCGAAGAAGTACGAAATGGAGCGCCTGCGAGAGTTCATCGCTGAAGAAGTGGCGCGCAACGCACAAGGGGTAGCGGCTTCGCGGCCGCGGCAGGTGATCGCGACCTCGGGGACGGCGGCGGCGATCGCGGGCTACATCGCTTCGCGCAAGCGCGAGGGCGAAGGCCGCGGAAGGAGAAAAGAGCGGCGGGTGGTGGTTTCCCGCGCGGCAGCGGCCAAGCTGGCCAAGAAGCTGGCCAAGATGAGCCTGGATGAGCGCATGCATCTGCAGGGTATCGGGCCGCGGCGGGCGGAGATCATTGTGGCGGGAGCGACCGTCTTCGCCGAAGTCATGCAGCGCTGCGAGTTGCGCTCGTTCCGCTACTCGCCGCTGGGGCTGCGCGACGGAGTGCTGGCGGAAATGGCGGCCAACTACGACCGGCGCAGCCGCTCGCGCCAGCAGATCGAGAGCGATCGCCGGGACGCGCTGCTGCGCGCGGGCGAGCACTACCAGGTGGACATGCCGCACGCCCGCAAGGTGCGCGAGCTGGCCATGGAGTTGTTCCGTTTTCTGCGACAGGTGCACCGCCTGCCCCCCGAGTACGAAGAATGGCTTTCGGCGGCTGCCATGCTGCACGAAGTGGGCAACTTCATGAACCGCGCCGGGCGTTGGCGCCACAGCTACTACATCATCGCGCACTCAGAGATTTTCGGGTTCACGCCGGGACAACGACGGATCATCGCGGCGATTGCACGCTACCTGGGCAAGTCGAAGCCGGCGTCCGGGGACCGCATCGTGAAAGTGCTGGGCCCGGCGGACCGCGTGCGTCTGCCCAAGGCGGTCTGCCTCATGCGCCTGGCCGCGGCGCTCAATCAGGGACGCCGCGACGCGGTCACCAGCCTGGCCGCCCAGGTGAAGAATGGGCGCGTGTCGCTGCGGCTGAAGGCGCGGCGGCGCACCGGCGCCGACCTTGAGTTATGGGCGCTGGGGAAAGAGCGCGGATACTTTCGCGAGGTCTTCGGGCGGGAACTGGAAGCGAAGCTTTTGTAG
- the sixA gene encoding phosphohistidine phosphatase SixA has product MIVYFVRHASAGQRKNDPVKDEKRALDDSGVEQCSLVGRSLAAMDAHVDAVVSSPLKRASQTASLVANELGHEGRLILDDALRPEATFAQFRELLGRHERAEAIMVVGHNPNLSEFLGRLLGGASAESAFDLKKGAVAKVEADRRGALLHWVLTPKLARAVQESLASASRPKKKTK; this is encoded by the coding sequence ATGATCGTCTACTTCGTGCGTCACGCCAGCGCTGGCCAGCGCAAGAACGATCCCGTCAAGGATGAGAAGCGCGCTCTGGACGACTCGGGCGTCGAGCAGTGCAGCTTGGTGGGCCGCTCTTTGGCCGCCATGGACGCGCACGTGGACGCCGTGGTTTCCAGCCCGCTGAAGCGGGCCTCGCAGACGGCCTCCCTGGTGGCCAATGAACTGGGACACGAAGGCCGGCTCATCCTCGACGACGCCCTCCGCCCCGAGGCCACCTTCGCCCAGTTCCGCGAGCTGCTGGGCCGCCACGAACGCGCCGAGGCCATCATGGTCGTCGGCCACAACCCGAATCTGAGCGAGTTCCTGGGACGCCTCCTGGGCGGCGCTTCCGCCGAATCTGCCTTCGATTTGAAGAAGGGTGCGGTCGCCAAGGTCGAAGCGGACCGTCGCGGCGCCCTGCTCCACTGGGTGCTCACACCCAAGCTGGCGCGCGCGGTTCAGGAAAGCCTGGCTTCGGCTTCCCGCCCCAAGAAGAAGACGAAATAG
- the ppk1 gene encoding polyphosphate kinase 1 encodes MTRASLESSAFYLNRESSWLAFNRRVLEEAEDARNPLLERLKFLAITASNLDEFVEVRLASLLQRIEDGHGEAGPDGTPPFEERDLLARQTHEFVDAQYRCWNHQLRSALAEQGIRVLGLDQLDSDQLAFVTEYCERELDPLLTPITVDPAHPFPRVINKALCLAFLLKRRRRAAAAYMGVVTVPRVLPRLVRLPSSGSSDDYIFLADLVAFHAADMYRGYDIVSAAAFRVTRNSNLYLQEEEARSLLDTVRTELHNRRKGDAVRLEIESEADPQIVERLRTTFDLENWQVYPVDGPLNLSRLMAIYDEIQRPELKFRPFTPRELRLTAKSRDLFEELRRHDVLLHHPFDSYDAVVRFIQAAAEDPRVLSIKQTLYRISEDSPVVQALMEAAQEKEVTVVVELKARFDEASNIRWARSLEDAGVQVFHGLVGLKTHCKLALLVRRDPDGETRRYAHLGTGNYNQVTARFYTDMSLFTAQEEVTTAVHGVFNFLTAYAERSEYEPLHVAPLDLAEKSLGLIAREAEHARAGRPARIIAKMNALLDKNIIQALYRASQAGVEIDLIVRGMCALRPGVRGVSDHIRVRSVVGRFLEHSRIFYFANGGEEEVYLSSADWMPRNLYERVEVTFPLHDALLRQRVKQEILEAYLADTLKSRLLRPDGSYVRPPQPVRGGLSAQEFLIGVAEGRMELEKLPRPARRRSRVRKS; translated from the coding sequence ATGACCCGGGCATCTCTGGAAAGTTCAGCGTTTTACCTCAACCGCGAGTCCTCCTGGCTGGCGTTCAACCGGCGTGTGCTGGAGGAAGCCGAAGACGCTCGCAACCCGCTGCTCGAGCGGCTGAAGTTCCTGGCCATCACCGCCAGCAACCTGGACGAGTTCGTCGAAGTGCGCCTGGCCTCCCTGCTGCAGCGCATTGAAGACGGCCATGGTGAAGCGGGCCCCGATGGCACGCCGCCGTTCGAAGAACGGGACCTGCTTGCCCGCCAGACCCACGAATTTGTAGATGCCCAGTATCGTTGCTGGAATCACCAGTTGCGATCCGCGCTGGCGGAGCAGGGCATCCGCGTCCTCGGACTCGACCAGCTCGATAGCGATCAGCTGGCCTTCGTCACCGAGTACTGCGAGCGCGAACTCGACCCCCTGCTCACGCCTATCACTGTGGATCCGGCGCATCCGTTCCCGCGCGTCATCAACAAGGCGCTCTGTCTGGCGTTCCTGCTCAAGCGTCGCCGCCGCGCCGCCGCAGCCTACATGGGCGTAGTCACCGTGCCGCGCGTGCTGCCGCGCCTGGTGCGGCTGCCCTCCAGCGGTTCCTCGGACGACTACATTTTCCTGGCCGATCTGGTCGCTTTTCACGCCGCTGACATGTACCGCGGCTACGATATTGTCTCCGCCGCCGCCTTCCGCGTTACCCGCAACTCCAACCTCTACCTGCAGGAAGAAGAAGCGCGCAGCCTGCTCGATACCGTGCGCACCGAGCTGCACAACCGGCGCAAGGGGGATGCCGTACGCCTGGAGATCGAATCCGAGGCCGACCCGCAGATCGTCGAGCGCCTGCGCACTACTTTCGACCTGGAGAACTGGCAGGTCTATCCCGTCGACGGCCCCCTGAACCTCTCCCGGCTGATGGCCATCTATGACGAGATTCAGCGGCCGGAGCTGAAATTCCGTCCCTTCACGCCACGCGAGCTCCGGTTGACCGCCAAGTCCCGCGACCTGTTTGAGGAACTGCGCCGCCACGACGTCCTGCTGCACCACCCTTTCGATTCCTACGACGCCGTGGTTCGTTTCATCCAGGCAGCGGCCGAAGATCCGCGCGTCCTCTCCATCAAGCAGACTCTCTACCGCATCAGCGAGGATTCACCCGTCGTGCAGGCGCTGATGGAAGCCGCGCAGGAAAAGGAAGTCACCGTAGTCGTGGAGCTCAAGGCGCGCTTCGACGAAGCCTCCAACATCCGCTGGGCGCGCAGCCTCGAGGATGCCGGGGTGCAAGTCTTTCACGGCTTGGTGGGCCTGAAGACCCATTGCAAGCTGGCCCTGCTGGTCCGTCGCGATCCGGATGGCGAGACCCGCCGCTACGCCCATCTCGGCACCGGCAACTACAACCAGGTGACCGCGCGCTTCTATACCGATATGAGCCTGTTCACGGCGCAGGAAGAGGTCACCACGGCGGTGCACGGAGTGTTCAACTTCCTGACGGCCTATGCCGAGCGTTCCGAGTACGAGCCGCTGCACGTCGCTCCGCTCGACCTGGCCGAAAAGTCCCTGGGGCTGATAGCCCGCGAAGCCGAGCACGCCCGCGCCGGCCGTCCCGCGCGCATCATCGCCAAGATGAACGCGCTGCTCGACAAGAACATCATCCAGGCTCTCTACCGCGCCTCGCAGGCCGGAGTGGAGATCGATCTGATCGTGCGCGGCATGTGTGCCCTGCGTCCCGGCGTGCGGGGAGTCAGCGACCATATCCGCGTCCGCTCCGTCGTGGGCCGCTTCCTTGAGCACAGCCGGATCTTCTATTTCGCCAATGGCGGCGAGGAGGAGGTTTATCTCAGTAGCGCCGACTGGATGCCCCGCAACCTGTACGAGCGCGTCGAGGTCACTTTCCCGCTGCACGATGCCCTGCTCCGCCAGCGCGTCAAGCAGGAAATCCTGGAAGCCTACCTGGCGGACACGCTCAAGTCCCGCTTGCTGCGTCCCGACGGCAGCTACGTACGTCCGCCCCAACCCGTTCGCGGCGGCTTGAGCGCGCAAGAGTTCCTCATCGGCGTGGCCGAAGGCCGCATGGAACTGGAGAAACTTCCGCGCCCCGCACGCCGGCGCAGCCGCGTCCGCAAAAGCTGA
- a CDS encoding CHAD domain-containing protein produces the protein MPVDYERSRLLFRRLSRLVGRASKKPQVETVHQIRTTARRLEALLEAHADHAGSAQPKLAKRLRRLRRRAGRVRDTDVQMAALRTVKIGRDAARKTQLMDHLAAERARRERKLIGALDDDSLRKLRRQLRRAQYVVAPPEDPAVASDPPARASRRAALEPLPMALRAFARLVRETGPLTEANLHEFRTRGKRVRYLAEMAGDDPQAKRMVKELKRMQDAIGEWHDWLVLTQKAEELFADGGESPLLSALRNLTRARFMRALRSASDIKRNLLEMHKALGGRGGPGEPISPEQPKPSRSEQPPASILSSEASA, from the coding sequence ATGCCTGTGGATTACGAGCGCAGCCGGCTGCTGTTCAGGCGCCTCAGCCGCCTTGTGGGCCGTGCCAGCAAGAAGCCCCAAGTGGAGACGGTGCACCAGATCCGCACCACTGCCAGACGCCTGGAAGCGCTGCTTGAGGCCCATGCCGATCACGCCGGGTCCGCCCAGCCGAAGCTGGCCAAGCGACTTCGCCGGTTGCGCCGCCGCGCCGGCCGGGTCCGCGACACGGACGTGCAGATGGCTGCGCTGCGCACGGTGAAGATCGGTCGTGACGCCGCTCGCAAGACCCAGCTCATGGACCACTTGGCTGCCGAGCGCGCCCGCCGCGAGCGCAAGCTCATCGGCGCGCTCGACGACGACTCCTTGCGCAAGCTGCGCCGCCAGTTGCGGCGGGCGCAGTACGTAGTGGCGCCGCCAGAGGATCCCGCGGTTGCATCCGATCCGCCGGCCCGCGCGAGCCGCCGCGCTGCGCTGGAGCCGCTCCCTATGGCCTTGCGCGCCTTTGCCCGCCTGGTGCGCGAGACCGGCCCGCTCACCGAGGCCAATCTGCACGAGTTTCGCACCCGCGGCAAACGCGTCCGTTATCTGGCAGAGATGGCCGGCGACGACCCCCAGGCCAAGCGCATGGTGAAGGAACTCAAGCGCATGCAGGACGCCATCGGCGAGTGGCATGACTGGCTCGTTCTCACGCAGAAGGCCGAGGAGTTGTTCGCCGACGGCGGCGAATCACCCCTGCTCTCCGCCCTGCGCAATCTCACGCGCGCCCGCTTCATGCGCGCCCTGCGCTCCGCCTCCGATATCAAGCGCAACCTGCTGGAAATGCATAAAGCGCTGGGTGGACGCGGCGGCCCGGGCGAGCCCATCTCTCCTGAGCAACCCAAGCCCAGCCGCAGCGAGCAGCCACCAGCCTCGATTCTTTCCTCTGAAGCCAGCGCGTAG
- a CDS encoding alpha/beta fold hydrolase, which produces MMKKAKSAGLSAFLLCLLVIPSWAAVDPIEGHWEGALVREGAELAVSFDFLGAGSELKASFNSPTQRAMGIPLRNVRYAAPKVHFELVGDATTIVFDGALTSDAMAGQFQEGTATGTFSLRRVEAKAASFQQEEISFQNGDVTLSGTLLLPLTQEPHPAVVFLHGSGPEGRFASRFLAEHFAGYGIASLIYDKRGVGKSMGNWKQSDFDDLAGDAIAGIRFLLQRKEINPQEIGLYGHSQGGMIAPLVSSRSKEVAFVISGAGSAVPLYEAEVNSITNQVRAQGISGAELDEAAVFIRLFVQVLRTGQGWEQFDTSTEKARNERWYPMLHVPSRDSWFWAYYRRIADYNAADYWEKVNVPALVIYGERDRLVPVAQSVTNIDRALNKAKNRDYTILILPRASHAFNVEPEPGQPFEWWRMAPGFPDLLTAWIHQRMK; this is translated from the coding sequence ATGATGAAAAAGGCGAAGAGTGCCGGCCTGAGCGCCTTTCTGCTTTGTCTCCTGGTGATACCCTCCTGGGCCGCCGTGGACCCGATTGAAGGGCATTGGGAGGGTGCGCTGGTTCGAGAAGGCGCGGAGCTAGCGGTCAGCTTTGACTTCCTGGGCGCAGGTTCGGAACTCAAGGCTAGCTTCAACTCTCCGACCCAGCGTGCGATGGGGATACCGTTGCGAAACGTGCGTTATGCTGCGCCGAAGGTTCACTTTGAGTTGGTTGGTGACGCTACGACCATCGTCTTTGACGGCGCGTTGACGTCGGATGCTATGGCTGGACAGTTTCAGGAAGGTACTGCAACCGGCACATTCTCTTTACGGCGCGTTGAAGCCAAGGCGGCAAGTTTCCAGCAGGAGGAAATCAGCTTCCAAAACGGAGATGTCACGCTCTCCGGCACCCTTCTGCTTCCGCTCACCCAAGAGCCACATCCGGCGGTTGTTTTTCTACATGGCTCCGGCCCTGAGGGCCGCTTCGCATCACGCTTTCTTGCTGAACACTTCGCGGGCTATGGCATTGCGTCTCTTATCTACGATAAGCGAGGTGTCGGCAAGTCGATGGGCAATTGGAAGCAATCCGACTTTGACGATCTCGCCGGAGACGCAATCGCCGGCATCCGCTTCCTCCTGCAACGGAAGGAAATCAACCCTCAGGAGATCGGGCTTTACGGGCACAGTCAGGGAGGAATGATCGCGCCCCTGGTTTCGTCCCGCTCGAAGGAGGTGGCGTTCGTAATCAGCGGCGCGGGTAGCGCCGTCCCTTTGTATGAGGCGGAGGTAAACAGCATCACCAACCAAGTGCGCGCCCAGGGCATCTCCGGCGCCGAACTGGACGAAGCAGCGGTCTTTATCAGGCTGTTTGTCCAGGTCCTGCGAACCGGCCAAGGCTGGGAGCAGTTCGATACTTCCACTGAAAAGGCTCGCAATGAGAGGTGGTATCCCATGCTCCATGTACCGTCGCGAGATAGCTGGTTCTGGGCGTATTACCGGCGCATCGCGGACTACAATGCGGCGGATTATTGGGAGAAGGTCAATGTTCCGGCGCTAGTGATCTATGGAGAGCGGGATCGCCTGGTTCCGGTCGCACAAAGCGTCACCAACATAGATCGGGCGCTGAACAAGGCAAAGAATCGAGACTACACGATACTCATTCTTCCACGAGCCTCCCACGCCTTCAACGTCGAGCCAGAGCCCGGGCAGCCCTTCGAATGGTGGCGCATGGCTCCGGGATTCCCAGATCTGCTAACGGCATGGATTCACCAACGGATGAAATAG